A stretch of DNA from Microlunatus capsulatus:
GACGCTGGTCTCGGAGTTCGCCACGGTCGAGCAGATGGAGCAGCTCACCCAGATGGGCATGGTCGAGGGGCTCACCCTGGCGATGGGCCAGATGGACGAGCTGCTGGCTGCCTGAAGCCCCTGGCCGGGGCCCCGGGGCGATGAGTTCTCCCCGGGCCCCCGGTCTCTGGTCGTGCCCGACCTCATCACCACCACCACCGAGAGGAGCTCCGCCGTGGGAGCTGTCCACGTCCACGAGTTCATCAGCCTGGACGGGGTCGTCGACACCCCGAGCTGGACCTTCACGTACGGCTTCGACCCGCAGATGGGCGAGGCGATCGGCGCCGTGACCGCGCGCTGCTCCGGCATCCTGCTGGGTCGCACGACCTACGCGATGTTCGAGCAGGGCTGGTCGGAGCGGACGGTCGAGGACGACCCCGGCGCGCCGTTCTTCAACGACACCACGAAGTACGTCGTCTCCTCCACCCTCACCGAGCCGACCTGGCGCAACACCGAGGTGATCGGCGGCTACGACGCGGAGACGGTCCGCCGGCTCAAGGAGAGCGTGGAGGGCGACCTCTACGTCAGCGGCAGCGCGACGCTCGTCCGCGCGATGCTCGCCGACGGCCTGGTCGACGAGCTGCACCTCTTCCTCTACCCGACCGCCCGCGGCGACGGCCCCCGGCTGTTCACCCGGGAGATCCCGCCCGGCACGCTGGAGCTGGCCGGCAGCGAGACCTACACCAACGGCGTCGTCTACCTCCGCTACCGCCGGGTGGCCTGACCGCACCGGGCACCCGCACCCGCACCCGCACGTGGCCGTCCGCTCCGCCCCCGCCCCGGCCGGGAGGACCCTGCTGCGCTGTGCCGTGAGTACGCGGCACAGCGCAGCAGCGTCTCCCCCGGACGCGGGTCGCGGGGGCGGGAGAGGTGGCGGTCGACGGCCAGCACGCGGTCGGACCTGACCGGTACCGGCAGGGCCTCCCGCCCTGTCCGGACGACGCCGTAGCGTGCGGGGCGCACACACCCGCACGTCCCCGACGGAAGGACCGCACCCCATGTCCACCTGGTTGATCACCGGCTGCTCGACCGGCCTCGGCCGCGACCTGGCCCGCGCCGTGCTGGAGCACGGCGACCAGGTCGTCGTCACCGCCCGCGACGCGGGCCGCGTCGCCGACCTCGCCGACGCCTTCCCCGAGACGGCGCTCGCGCTCGCCCTCGACGTCACCGACGCCGGTCAGGTGACCGCCGCCGTCCGCGCCGCCGAGGAGCGCTTCGGCGGGGTCGACGTGCTGGTCAACAACGCCGGCTACGGCTACCGCGCCGCGGTGGAGGAAGGCGAGGTGGACGCCGTCGCCCAGCTGTTCGCCACCAACGTCTTCGGCGCCGTCGCCGTCACCAAGGCCGTGCTGCCCGGCATGCGCGCCCGCCGCTCGGGCGCCGTCGTCAACATCTCCTCGATCGGCGCCCAGATCGCCCCCGCCGGCTCCGGCTACTACGCGGCCAGCAAGGCCGCGCTCGAGGCGCTGTCGGCCTCGCTGGTCAAGGAGGTCGGGCCGCTCGGCATCGCCGTCGTCGTCGTCGAGCCCGGCGGGTTCCGCACCGACTTCGCCGGCCGGTCCCTGACCCAGGCCGCCGAGCCGATCGCCGACTACGCCGAGACCGCGGGCAAGCGGCGCAAGGAGCACGACACCGTGCACGGCACCCAGCCCGGTGACCCGGCCAAGGCCGCGGCGGCCATCATCGCGGCCGTCGAGGCGCCCGAGCCGCCGGAGCTGCTGGTGCTGGGCCAGGACGCCCTGGACGGCTACCGCGCCACCCTCGCGGCGCGGGCGGCGCAGCTCGACGCCTGGGAGGGGACCAGCCGGAGCACCGAGTTCGACGCCTGAGCCTCAGAAGCGGTCGGGGGCGAGGAACCCGAGGTCGAAGGAGGTCCCGCCGTCGACTGCGAGGTCGGCGACCACCTCCCCGACCACGGGCACGAACTTGAAGCCGTGCCCGGAGAAGCCGGCGGCCACCACCACCCGGCCGTCGGTCCCCGGGGCGAGCCCGAGCACGAAGTCCTCGTCAGGGGTGCTGGCGTACATGCACCCGGTGCTGCGCAGCAGCCGGCCGCTGACGTCGGGGAGGTGCTGCTCGAGGACGGCTCGCACCTCCGCCACCTCGTCGGCCGAGCCGTCCGGCTGCGGGCGGTCCGGGTCGGTGAGAGGTCCGCGGTCGTGGAACCCGACCTTGACCCCGTCCGCGCCGTCCAGCGGGAAGCCGTAGAGGGAGTCGCCGGCGGCGAGGTCCCAGATGAAGGTCGGCATCGCCCCGGGTGCGCAGACCTCCGGCGCCCGCGGGGCGAAGAAGTGCATGACCCGCCGCTGCACCCGGACCGGCAGGCCGAGGGAGGCGGCCAGCGTCGGCGTCCAGGCACCCGCCGTCAGCACCAGCCGGGCCGCCTCGTGCACGGCGTCCCGCGTCCGCACGACCACCCCGCCCGCGACGAGGTCCCAGCCGAGCACCCGCTGGCCGGTCAGCACCCGCGCGCCCCGCGCCCGCGCCCGGCCGACGAGGTGGGCGACGGTCAGCTCGGGACGGACGAAGCCGGCGTCCGGCTCCAGCAGGGCGGCCTCGTCGGGTCCGGGCCGGAAGACGGGGAAGCGGCGGCGCACCTCGGCGGCCGTCAGCACCTCGACGGGGACGTCCGCGGCCGCGGCCGTCGCGGCGGCGCCCTCCAGGACCGGCGAGCCCGCGTGGCCCAGCACCAGGCAGCCGACCCGCTGCAGGGCGAGCTCGGGCGGCAGCGCGTCCCAGAGGGTGTAGGCGCGGCGCAGCAGCGGCAGGTAGTCGGGGCTCTCGAAGTAGGCCTTGCGGACGATGCGGGTGCGCCCGTGGCTGGAGCCCCGGCTGTGCGCGACGCCGAACTGCTCCAGGGCCAGCACCCGCTGCCCGCGGCCGGCCAGGGCGTCGGCCGCGGCCGAGCCCATCCCGCCGACCCCCACCACGATGACGTCGTGCTGCACGCCTGCCTCCCCTCGTCGGGCCATGGTCTCCCGGACCAGCGCGGGCGCCGGCGGTCGGGGCCCCGGACCGGACCGCTCAGCGGCGCCCGGACGCGTCGACGGCGACGCCCGCCGCGGTGGCGAGCGCGGCCACCGCGAGCAGCGCCCGGCGGCTGCGGTGCGCGGCCTCCCAGCGGTCGCGCACCTCCCGCCAGTCCGCGGCGGGCGGGTCCTCGGGCCGCCACCCGCGGATCCGGGCGTTCTCCGGCTCGGAGCGCGTCAGGGTCACCCGGACCGCGGCGACCACGCAGGCCGCGGTCACCGTGCGCGCGGCGGCGGCCCCGGCCCGCCCGTCCACCAGCGCGACGACGGCGGCCGCCGCGGTGGCGCCCGCCGTCAGGAGGAAGAGCGGCGGGGCGACCCGGGACATCACCCGGTCGAGGCGCTGCTGGCCCCGCAGCCAGCCGGCGTGGTCGGGGGCGGAGCGGAGCGGGGCGGTGGGGTCGAGCACCACCACGACGGTGAGGGCCGCGACGCCGGCCCGGTGCGTCGTCTCCAGCACCGCGGGCAGCGTCACGGGCCCAGCGTGGCCCCGGCCGGCAGCGGGCGCAAGGCCTGGGCAGGCCGGGGCCGCGGTCCTACGCTGGGCCGGTGACCTTCGCCGTCCCGGCCGACGCCTACGGGCGCTTCATGGGGCGCTGGTCGGAGCCCCTCGCCGTCCGGTTCACCGCGCTGCTCGCCCCCGCAGCCGGGGAGCGGGCGCTCGACGTGGGCTGCGGTCCGGGGGCGCTGACGACCGTGCTCGCCGACCGGCTCGGCGCCGGCGCCGTCGCCGCGGTCGACCCGTCCGCGCCGTTCGTGGCCGCCCTGGCCGACCGGCTGCCCGGCGTCGCCGTGCAGCGGGCGAGGGCCGAGGCGCTGCCGTTCCCGGACGGGTCCTTCGACCTGACGGCGGCCCAGCTCGTCGTCCACTTCCTCGACGACCCCGTCGGCGGGCTGGCCGAGATGCGACGGGTGACCCGGCCCGGCGGCCGGGTCGCGGCCTGCGTCTGGGACCACGCGGGAGGCGCCGGCCCGCTCGCCGTGTTCTGGCGGGCCGTCGCCGACCTGGACCCCGGCGCGCGCGGGGAGGCCGGGCTGGCCGGCACCGCGGAGGGCCAGCTGGCGGCGCTGGCCGCAGCGGCCGGTCTCACCCAGCTGCAGCCGTCGGCCCTGACGGTCGGGGTCGCCTTCGCCGACGTCGAGGACTGGTGGCAGCCCTTCACCCTCGGGGTCGGGCCGGCCGGCGCCCACGTCGCCGGCCTCGACGACGCGGGCCGGGCCGCGCTGCGGGCGCGCTGCGCCGCGCTGCTCCCCGTCGGGCCGTTCACGCTCGCGGCGACGGCGTGGGGCGTGCTCGGCCGGGCCTGAGCCGGTGGTGGCCGTGCCGGCTCAGCGTCCCAGCAGGGCCGTCAGGAAGCCGATGGCCGCCGGGTAGGCGTCCTGGCGGTTGGCCCGCTTGGCCAGCCCGTGCCCCTCGTCGGCGTAGACCTTGAGCTCGTGCGGGATCCCGCGCGCCGCCAGCGCCGCGACGATCTGCTCGGCCTCCGACAGCGGCACCCGCGGGTCGTTGGCGCCGTGGATGACGAACAGCGGAGCGCGGAGCTGGTCGAGGTGGGTCACGGGCGAGGCACGGACCAACAGCTCGCGGTCGTGCTCCAGGCTGCCGTACTCGCGCTCGCGGTACGCGCGGCGGTAGCCGGAGGTGTTCTCCAGGAAGGTGACGAGGGAGGAGATGCCGACGATGTCGACGCCGGCCGCCCACAGGTCGGGCTGCATCGTCGTGCCCGCCAGCACCATGTACCCGCCGTAGGACCCGCCCCACAGGGCCGAGCGCGCGGGGTCGAGGCCCAGCTCGGGCAGCCAGGCGTGCAGAGCGGCGAGGTCGGCGACCGAGTCCAGCCGCAGGTCGACGTCGTCCAGGCTGTACCAGCGCTTGCCGTAGCCGACGGAGCCGCGGACGTTCGGCACCAGCACCGTGAACCCGCAGCCGGTCAGGGCCTGCACGACGGGGTTGAACATCCGGGTCGCGGCCCCCTCGGGACCGCCGTGGACGTGCAGGACCGACGCACCGGTCAGCCCGGGCACCGGGCGGGCGGGCCGGTAGACGAAGCAGGGCACCTGCTCGCCGTCGGGTGTCGGCACCCGGTGCGAGGTGGGCTCCACGAGGACGGCGGCGAGCTCCTCGGGCACCCCGTCGCGGGCGTCGACGACGGTGCTCACCGCGCCGGTGGCGGCGTCGACGGCCAGCAGCGAGCCGGGCGCCGTGGGGCTGGAGACGGTGAGCACGAAGCGCGAGGAGTCGGCGGCCCAGACCACCTCGGCCACCCCGCGCCGGTCCAGGACGACCGGGCAGCGCAGCCGCCCGTCGGCCTCGTGCACGGCGAGCTCGACGGCCCCGTCGACCAGCCGGCCGACGACCAGGGCCGAGCCGTCGGGGGAGGGTCGCACCTCGAGGTCGTGCTCGTCGTCCTCGACCAGCGTGGTCCAGGGCGAGCCGTCCAGAGGTGCCCGGACGACGGCGGTGAACTCCCGGCCGGAGTTGGAGGAGAGCACCAGGGCGTCGTCCCCGGGCGCCCAGCCGCCGCAGTGGTGGGAGGCGTGCTCGTCGGGGTCGGTGACGCGGCCGTCGCCGGCGGCCCGCGGGCCCGCCACGAAGACCAGCGTGGACGCCGGCCGCAGGCTCAGCGCGGTCACCGCGACCGAGCCGCCGTCGTGGGAGACGACGGTGTCGGCGACGTAGCCGCCGCCGTCCCAGACTGTCTCCTCGCCCCCGGTGTCCCAGCGGCGGACCACGACGTCCATGTCGACGGCGTTGCGGCGGTTCGTCGAGTACACGAGGTGCTTCGGGGTGACGTCGCGCAGCACGTGCATGTGCGCGGGGTCGCGGAGCAGGGGCGTCAGCTCCTCGAGGGTGCGCGGTCTCTCCGGAGGCGTCGTCAGGTCCAGCAGCGAGAGCTGCATGTTCTCGTCGCCGCCCTGGTCGTGCTGGACCACGACCTGACGGCGGCCGGGGACGTAGCGCCCGGTGCAGCGCGAGGGCAGGTCGGTGAGCGGAGTGCGGGTGCCGTCCGGGTCGATCTCGACCAGCTGGACGCTGCCCAGATCGTCGTGCCCGGCCAGCACCCGGCCGTCGGCGTCGATGTCGAACGCCTGCCAGGTGCGCAGGTCGAGGAGCGCGCCGACGAGGGCAGCGGCGTCCGGGGTGGGGGTCGTGGCCATCGCGCCAACCTAGCCCGGCGCGTCGGCCGGCCGTGGGCGAGGTGGGCCGCCGCTCGGCCTCCCGCCGGCACTCCCCGGCCCCTCGTCGTCGGTGCGGCCGCAGCAGGCGCCGCGCCGACGAGCAGAGGCCGGGGAGTGGCCCGGTCCGAGGGCGTCAGCCCTGCAGGGTCAGCCGGACCGTGGCGAAGGAGTGCGCGGGCAGCTCCACCGTCAGGGTGCCGTCCTCCAGCCGCAGGCCCTCCAGCGGCGCCGGCCGGACCGCGTCCGGGGACTCCGGCGTGTTGTGCGCCCGCAGGTCCGGCGCCGCGAGCACCTGGCCGACAGGGTCGCCCACGGCGGCCCCGCGCAGGTCGAGCGCGACGGTGACGGGGCCGTCGGCGTCCAGGTTGGTCAAGGAGACCAGCACGCCGTCGTCCTTGCGGCTCGCCGACGCCGAGACGAGCTCCACCTGGGTCTCGCCCTCGCCGCGCGAGCCGACCCCGCGCAGCGCCAGCGGCAGCCGCTGGGCGTCGTGGTGGCCCTGGTTCATGGCGAAGACGTGGTAGGTCGGG
This window harbors:
- the solA gene encoding N-methyl-L-tryptophan oxidase — protein: MQHDVIVVGVGGMGSAAADALAGRGQRVLALEQFGVAHSRGSSHGRTRIVRKAYFESPDYLPLLRRAYTLWDALPPELALQRVGCLVLGHAGSPVLEGAAATAAAADVPVEVLTAAEVRRRFPVFRPGPDEAALLEPDAGFVRPELTVAHLVGRARARGARVLTGQRVLGWDLVAGGVVVRTRDAVHEAARLVLTAGAWTPTLAASLGLPVRVQRRVMHFFAPRAPEVCAPGAMPTFIWDLAAGDSLYGFPLDGADGVKVGFHDRGPLTDPDRPQPDGSADEVAEVRAVLEQHLPDVSGRLLRSTGCMYASTPDEDFVLGLAPGTDGRVVVAAGFSGHGFKFVPVVGEVVADLAVDGGTSFDLGFLAPDRF
- a CDS encoding class I SAM-dependent methyltransferase produces the protein MTFAVPADAYGRFMGRWSEPLAVRFTALLAPAAGERALDVGCGPGALTTVLADRLGAGAVAAVDPSAPFVAALADRLPGVAVQRARAEALPFPDGSFDLTAAQLVVHFLDDPVGGLAEMRRVTRPGGRVAACVWDHAGGAGPLAVFWRAVADLDPGARGEAGLAGTAEGQLAALAAAAGLTQLQPSALTVGVAFADVEDWWQPFTLGVGPAGAHVAGLDDAGRAALRARCAALLPVGPFTLAATAWGVLGRA
- a CDS encoding anthrone oxygenase family protein, whose protein sequence is MTLPAVLETTHRAGVAALTVVVVLDPTAPLRSAPDHAGWLRGQQRLDRVMSRVAPPLFLLTAGATAAAAVVALVDGRAGAAAARTVTAACVVAAVRVTLTRSEPENARIRGWRPEDPPAADWREVRDRWEAAHRSRRALLAVAALATAAGVAVDASGRR
- a CDS encoding dihydrofolate reductase family protein, translated to MGAVHVHEFISLDGVVDTPSWTFTYGFDPQMGEAIGAVTARCSGILLGRTTYAMFEQGWSERTVEDDPGAPFFNDTTKYVVSSTLTEPTWRNTEVIGGYDAETVRRLKESVEGDLYVSGSATLVRAMLADGLVDELHLFLYPTARGDGPRLFTREIPPGTLELAGSETYTNGVVYLRYRRVA
- a CDS encoding S9 family peptidase, which encodes MATTPTPDAAALVGALLDLRTWQAFDIDADGRVLAGHDDLGSVQLVEIDPDGTRTPLTDLPSRCTGRYVPGRRQVVVQHDQGGDENMQLSLLDLTTPPERPRTLEELTPLLRDPAHMHVLRDVTPKHLVYSTNRRNAVDMDVVVRRWDTGGEETVWDGGGYVADTVVSHDGGSVAVTALSLRPASTLVFVAGPRAAGDGRVTDPDEHASHHCGGWAPGDDALVLSSNSGREFTAVVRAPLDGSPWTTLVEDDEHDLEVRPSPDGSALVVGRLVDGAVELAVHEADGRLRCPVVLDRRGVAEVVWAADSSRFVLTVSSPTAPGSLLAVDAATGAVSTVVDARDGVPEELAAVLVEPTSHRVPTPDGEQVPCFVYRPARPVPGLTGASVLHVHGGPEGAATRMFNPVVQALTGCGFTVLVPNVRGSVGYGKRWYSLDDVDLRLDSVADLAALHAWLPELGLDPARSALWGGSYGGYMVLAGTTMQPDLWAAGVDIVGISSLVTFLENTSGYRRAYREREYGSLEHDRELLVRASPVTHLDQLRAPLFVIHGANDPRVPLSEAEQIVAALAARGIPHELKVYADEGHGLAKRANRQDAYPAAIGFLTALLGR
- a CDS encoding oxidoreductase — translated: MSTWLITGCSTGLGRDLARAVLEHGDQVVVTARDAGRVADLADAFPETALALALDVTDAGQVTAAVRAAEERFGGVDVLVNNAGYGYRAAVEEGEVDAVAQLFATNVFGAVAVTKAVLPGMRARRSGAVVNISSIGAQIAPAGSGYYAASKAALEALSASLVKEVGPLGIAVVVVEPGGFRTDFAGRSLTQAAEPIADYAETAGKRRKEHDTVHGTQPGDPAKAAAAIIAAVEAPEPPELLVLGQDALDGYRATLAARAAQLDAWEGTSRSTEFDA